The Nocardioides campestrisoli genome includes a window with the following:
- the hisB gene encoding imidazoleglycerol-phosphate dehydratase HisB, which translates to MSEQQDLRPRRTAVVDRQTRETKVHLELDLDGTGRTDISTGVGFYDHMLTAFGRHALVDLVAHVEGDTHIDAHHTVEDTAIALGEAIRTALGDKVGIRRFGDATVPLDEALVQAVVDVSGRPYCVHDGEPEGQQYVLIGGTGAAYIGSLTRHVFESVAHHAQMAIHVRVLGGRDPHHIVETQFKAFARALRDAVALDPRETGVPSTKGAL; encoded by the coding sequence ATGAGCGAGCAGCAGGACCTTCGGCCCCGGCGTACCGCGGTGGTCGACCGCCAGACCAGGGAGACCAAGGTCCACCTCGAGCTCGACCTCGACGGCACCGGCCGCACCGACATCAGCACCGGCGTCGGCTTCTACGACCACATGCTCACCGCCTTCGGCCGGCACGCCCTGGTCGACCTGGTGGCGCACGTCGAGGGGGACACCCACATCGACGCCCACCACACGGTCGAGGACACCGCGATCGCGCTGGGCGAGGCGATCCGCACGGCCCTGGGCGACAAGGTCGGGATCCGCCGCTTCGGCGACGCGACCGTGCCGCTCGACGAGGCCCTCGTCCAGGCCGTCGTCGACGTCTCCGGGCGCCCCTACTGCGTGCACGACGGCGAGCCCGAGGGCCAGCAGTACGTGCTGATCGGCGGTACCGGCGCGGCGTACATCGGGTCGCTGACCCGGCACGTCTTCGAGTCCGTCGCCCACCACGCGCAGATGGCGATCCACGTGCGGGTGCTCGGCGGCCGGGACCCGCACCACATCGTGGAGACCCAGTTCAAGGCGTTCGCCCGCGCGCTGCGCGACGCGGTCGCCCTCGACCCCCGCGAGACCGGGGTGCCCTCGACCAAGGGTGCCCTGTGA
- the hisH gene encoding imidazole glycerol phosphate synthase subunit HisH translates to MDKDVVVFDYGSGNLRSVVRAMERTGARVTLTSDRRAAEDADGLVVPGVGAFAACMQGLRAVRGHEVIGRRLAGGRPVLGICVGMQILFARGVEHGVEAEGCDEWPGVVERLQADVVPHMGWNTVEVPGESVLFEGLRDERFYFVHSYGVRSWDLVTNDRTRAPIVTWAEHGGDRFVAAVENGPLSATQFHPEKSGDAGAALLRNWVATL, encoded by the coding sequence GTGGACAAGGACGTCGTGGTGTTCGACTACGGCTCCGGCAACCTGCGCTCGGTCGTGCGGGCGATGGAGCGCACGGGCGCCCGGGTGACGCTGACCTCGGACCGGCGCGCCGCCGAGGACGCCGACGGACTCGTCGTGCCCGGAGTGGGCGCGTTCGCCGCCTGCATGCAGGGCCTGCGGGCCGTGCGCGGCCACGAGGTGATCGGTCGGCGGCTGGCCGGTGGCCGCCCGGTGCTGGGCATCTGCGTGGGCATGCAGATCCTCTTCGCCCGCGGGGTGGAGCACGGCGTGGAGGCCGAGGGCTGCGACGAGTGGCCCGGCGTCGTCGAGCGGCTCCAGGCCGACGTGGTCCCGCACATGGGCTGGAACACGGTCGAGGTCCCGGGGGAGAGCGTGCTCTTCGAGGGGCTGCGCGACGAGCGGTTCTACTTCGTCCACTCCTACGGCGTGCGGTCGTGGGACCTGGTGACCAACGACCGGACCCGCGCTCCGATCGTGACCTGGGCCGAGCACGGGGGCGACCGGTTCGTGGCCGCCGTGGAGAACGGTCCGCTGAGCGCCACCCAGTTCCACCCCGAGAAGTCCGGCGA